From [Clostridium] symbiosum, a single genomic window includes:
- a CDS encoding PH domain-containing protein, producing MEKEILWSDRKRLWCGLPWTFTVYSMSEDRLFIKRGIFNLREDEVRLYRIKDLGLERSLLQRMFGLGTIRIVSSDSSLGNFELINVKNSSDVKEQLSSLVEEERQRKKVSSREFISFEQDEEDDGLDTE from the coding sequence ATGGAAAAAGAAATTTTATGGTCTGACAGAAAGAGACTCTGGTGCGGTTTACCCTGGACATTTACCGTATACAGCATGTCCGAGGACAGACTTTTTATAAAAAGAGGTATTTTTAATCTGAGGGAGGATGAGGTGCGCCTCTACCGCATAAAGGATTTGGGGCTTGAGAGAAGCCTGCTGCAGCGGATGTTCGGCCTGGGAACCATCCGTATTGTTTCCAGTGATTCAAGCCTCGGGAACTTTGAACTGATCAATGTGAAGAACAGTTCCGATGTCAAGGAGCAGTTATCAAGTCTTGTGGAGGAGGAGAGACAGAGAAAGAAAGTTTCCTCCAGGGAGTTTATCAGCTTTGAACAGGATGAGGAGGACGACGGACTCGATACCGAATAA